One stretch of Prunus persica cultivar Lovell chromosome G1, Prunus_persica_NCBIv2, whole genome shotgun sequence DNA includes these proteins:
- the LOC18793062 gene encoding F-box protein At5g07610, giving the protein MAQDRRSLEKRRRCEASAAALVDCLDMLIEILMQLPAKQIFRTKAVSKEWYSIISDPIFVVNYAKRNSKSLSGFVLNGRRAPSPEFFFVSLRGNTSRPARDPQFIHIPQIKIQNICKGLLCYSQPHMDDSGFTSYYVCNPTSGQTKRISVLDHSDNRRVMSVDLAFDPLKSAFYNLIFVTELSRSESQQLIKIGTYSSKTQSWTYGLHNLAYEVGFGHGVHCNGAIYWRHVRNNSVSYFDFEANCIQNLRIPQMTSEPYRTNIGYLGESGGRLHLVRTCRPSSIRFTVFEMKDDRSGWLVKCQSDFGDLVACFPRMGRFAHGPYQFNLMNLFEGEREEDLNIVLKIPGAVVQYNAKDKTSRKLRGLPRGCVYSEFSFFHSSKSYQCIETLAYI; this is encoded by the coding sequence ATGGCACAGGATAGGAGAAGtttagaaaagagaagaagatgcgAAGCCAGTGCAGCTGCATTGGTCGACTGTTTGGACATGCTGATAGAGATTCTAATGCAGCTTCCGGCAAAGCAGATTTTCAGAACAAAGGCAGTGTCAAAAGAATGGTACTCCATAATCTCTGATCctatttttgttgtaaattatGCCAAAAGAAACTCAAAATCTCTATCGGGGTTCGTCTTGAATGGTCGTAGAGCCCCATCCCCAGAATTTTTCTTCGTTTCTCTAAGAGGCAATACTAGCAGACCAGCTAGAGACCCACAATTCATTCACATCCCCcagatcaaaattcaaaatatatgcAAGGGGTTGTTGTGTTATTCTCAGCCTCACATGGATGACTCTGGGTTCACTTCTTATTATGTTTGTAATCCTACTTCTGGGCAAACCAAAAGAATTAGTGTTCTTGACCATTCTGACAACAGGAGAGTAATGTCCGTTGATTTGGCTTTTGATCCTTTGAAATCAGCTTTCTACAATCTGATTTTTGTTACTGAATTATCTCGGTCAGAATCCCAGCAACTGATCAAGATTGGCACCTATTCCTCCAAGACTCAGTCTTGGACCTATGGGCTGCATAATTTGGCTTACGAGGTAGGCTTTGGACATGGGGTTCATTGCAATGGTGCTATTTATTGGCGCCATGTGAGAAACAACTCTGTGTCTTACTTTGATTTTGAGGCAAATTGCATTCAAAACTTGAGAATTCCCCAAATGACATCAGAACCCTACCGGACGAACATTGGTTACCTTGGGGAGTCGGGCGGGCGCTTGCATCTTGTCAGGACCTGCAGACCGAGCAGCATCCGCTTCACCGTCTTTGAAATGAAGGACGATAGGTCGGGGTGGTTGGTGAAGTGTCAAAGCGATTTCGGGGATTTGGTGGCTTGTTTTCCGAGGATGGGAAGGTTTGCCCATGGGCCTTATCAGTTTAATCTGATGAACCTGTTTGAAGGTGAACGAGAAGAGGACTTGAACATTGTGCTCAAAATACCAGGTGCTGTGGTCCAGTATAATGCCAAGGACAAGACCTCAAGGAAGCTCCGGGGTCTGCCGCGAGGTTGCGTTTACAgtgagttttcattttttcactCGTCTAAATCCTACCAATGCATTGAGACTCTTGCTTACATATGA
- the LOC109946781 gene encoding uncharacterized protein LOC109946781 has translation MIFKSHGIWDLVEKGFQIPDSKGKKVDDAGSSDSEKEALLMKDAKGLHRDFEYTRMRDDETLSGYLTRLLELVNQMKGYGEDLSKGRLVQKLLISLTKEFDPVCYVIEQMKDIETIEVQEVLAALRGFAQRLDRHAESTTKKAFSSMSINRKRSQSNSSFGYSKSKKNWKSTGKKWDSKSQNNANQGGKHEQGEKSDQTKGKCKHCDKLHCGECWFKGKPKCHGCNRFGHFVKDCDQANKAGKLANIANQVTEPATMFYACHTATIGKNVNMWYVDSACSNHMTSHEFLLVNVDKSVKCKVKMGTGDLVQSICHIPGSAPP, from the exons ATGATTTTCAAATCTCATGGAATATGGGATTTAGTTGAAAAAGGGTTTCAAATTCCAGATTCAAAGGGGAAGAAGGTGGATGATGCAGGGTCATCGGATTCTGAGAAGGAAGCTCTGTTAATGAAGGATGCTAAG GGTCTGCATCGTGATTTTGAGTACACAAGGATGAGGGATGATGAGACCTTGTCTGGGTATCTCACTCGCCTACTTGAGCTTGTGAATCAGATGAAGGGATATGGGGAAGATCTATCCAAAGGAAGGTTAGTTCAAAAACTACTTATAAGCCTGACTAAGGAGTTTGATCCTGTCTGTTATGTGATTGAACAAATGAAGGATATTGAGACTATTGAGGTACAAGAAGTGCTTGCTGCATTGAGGGGGTTTGCTCAGCGGCTTGATAGACATGCTGAGAGCACCACTAAGAAAGCCTTCAGCAGCATGAGCATAAACCGAAAAAGATCTCAGTCAAATTCTAGTTTTGGTTATAGCAAATCAAAGAAGAACTGGAAATCGACGGGTAAGAAATGGGattcaaaatctcaaaataatGCCAACCAAGGAGGAAAGCATGAACAAGGGGAAAAATCAGATCAAACTAAAGGAAAATGCAAACATTGTGACAAGCTACATTGTGGTGAGTGTTGGTTTAAAGGAAAACCAAAGTGTCATGGCTGCAATCGATTTGGGCATTTTGTCAAGGATTGTGATCAAGCAAACAAGGCAGGGAAGCTTGCTAACATTGCAAATCAGGTAACAGAACCTGCAACTATGTTTTATGCATGTCATACTGCAACTATTGGAAAGAATGTGAATATGTGGTATGTTGATAGTGCGTGTAGCAATCACATGACTTCCCATGAGTTCTTGCTTGTAAATGTTGATAAAAGTGTGAAGTGTAAAGTCAAAATGGGGACTGGTGATCTAGTGCAGTCAATATGTCatatcccgggatcggctccgccgtag
- the LOC18793631 gene encoding probable methionine--tRNA ligase codes for MFFNELKDEEVESLRKKFAGIQANRKEREEAEAVKVAAQLKKTEVSAYLFSSSLSPKILEGLLGACLSTHEQMDEVRHE; via the exons ATGTTTTTCAATGAATTG AAAGATGAAGAAGTGGAGTCCTTAAGGAAGAAGTTTGCTGGAATTCAAGCTAACAGGAAGGAGAGGGAAGAAGCTGAAGCAGTGAAGGTGGCTGCACAACTCAAGAAAACGGAAGTTTCAG CCTATCTATTTTCAAGCAGCTTGAGTCCTAAAATTCTTGAAGGCTTGCTGGGAGCATGTTTGTCAACACACGAGCAGATGGATGAAGTCAGGCATGAGTGA
- the LOC18793405 gene encoding F-box protein At5g07610: protein MRSDHSESNKMASLCPTSNFPSDPFPAAAEEIACNQDLITLILIRLPVKSLLRFKCVSKTWLYLISNPQFSTRHRSLASAGIILCQSPGLIGHLSHHCRNSEQPFTSLNFIGDSAGVKVLQSINGLVLCCSYPKRGKRRSFYVCNPSTRQFLMLPPPNADGCDSCTTIFGVNLAFNPPKSPHYQVVCVQNCSSSSTASGNYQIEIYSSETGTWRLSGSPFVATSDMVFENGVLWNGTIHWISPKGATLCFDIDRELLRSMPSPPSHERWDKRRFRYFGESGGHLHLVEIYGPSTTQFQVFEMETDYSRWIPKYDIDMAAIVDELPGMVMEYLELHEYGSRFYAFVLLFVQEIEGGPFLLLHIPGKFISYNIRDRTFKEICGFGPKSTETNTSALQIGCFHAYQFVETLASV from the coding sequence ATGAGATCTGATCATTCTGAAAGCAACAAAATGGCATCTCTCTGTCCCACCAGCAACTTTCCCAGTGATCCTTTCCCGGCAGCAGCTGAGGAAATAGCTTGCAACCAAGACCTCATCACGCTGATCCTCATCCGCCTGCCTGTTAAGTCTCTTCTCCGATTCAAATGTGTCTCCAAGACTTGGCTCTACCTCATCTCCAATCCACAATTCAGTACCCGCCATCGCAGTCTTGCCTCTGCAGGCATCATCTTGTGTCAAAGTCCCGGTCTCATTGGTCACCTGTCTCACCATTGCAGAAATTCTGAGCAACCCTTTACGTCTCTCAACTTCATCGGTGACTCAGCCGGTGTTAAAGTGTTGCAGTCTATCAATGGCCTGGTCTTGTGCTGTAGCTATCCCAAACGGGGGAAACGCCGCAGCTTTTATGTCTGCAACCCTTCAACAAGGCAATTCTTGATGCTTCCTCCACCTAACGCGGATGGCTGCGATTCGTGCACAACCATTTTCGGTGTTAATTTGGCTTTCAATCCCCCTAAGTCACCTCACTACCAAGTTGTCTGCGTTCAAAAttgttcttcttcatcaacagCATCCGGTAATTACCAGATTGAGATATACTCATCTGAGACTGGAACTTGGAGGCTATCTGGCTCTCCTTTTGTTGCCACATCTGACATGGTGTTTGAAAATGGGGTGCTTTGGAATGGCACAATTCACTGGATTAGCCCAAAAGGGGCTACATTATGTTTCGATATCGATCGAGAGCTCCTCCGATCAATGCCTAGTCCTCCATCACATGAGAGATGGGACAAAAGAAGGTTCAGATATTTTGGTGAGTCTGGTGGTCATTTGCACCTTGTTGAAATTTATGGTCCAAGCACTACTCAATTCCAAGTCTTTGAGATGGAGACGGATTACTCAAGATGGATTCCCAAGTATGATATCGACATGGCTGCAATCGTAGATGAACTTCCGGGGATGGTTATGGAATACCTTGAGCTCCATGAATATGGTTCTCGTTTCTATGcatttgttttgctttttgtccaagaaattgaaggGGGCCCGTTTCTGTTGCTACACATTCCTGGTAAGTTTATATCTTACAATATTAGAGATAGGACCTTCAAGGAGATTTGTGGTTTTGGTCCCAAATCCACCGAAACAAATACTTCTGCGTTGCAGATCGGATGCTTTCATGCTTATCAGTTTGTAGAGACTCTGGCTAGTGTTTGA
- the LOC18790307 gene encoding F-box protein At5g07610 → MQSLCLKPPNISPPAETIASNQDLLTPVLLCIPARSLLRFKCVCKNWFALISNRKFCDIHTSKNPYPNVSAFFFHTAIHDFYFISIPNNENQSGSLLKPPRIIEHPPRIKILQSCNGLLLCCSLQEITNTSSTPRCYFVLNPTTNKFSAITNSPYATKSTSILGDALAFDPSKSLHYKVLCIRCIAGSVISFQIEIYSSETRNWTLRESTFLRPFHIDFSHGVYFNGAINWISHTSRVLHYNIDEESHGMVSRPPSYNVFRKREYRYFGESRGHLHLIEIYRPCVTQFDVMEMGGDYSGWFVMYHVDLDPIAAAFPEMVPEHNIVDPSKEETWYYAFVVLFLAREVNKEGSSLLLHIPCKVISYNLRDKSFEKAYELTSKGTESKRSLQVGWRDAYHYMETLACV, encoded by the coding sequence atgcagagTCTCTGTCTCAAACCACCCAACATCTCCCCACCAGCAGAAACCATAGCCAGCAACCAGGATCTCCTAACACCGGTCCTTCTATGCATTCCAGCTCGTTCTCTACTTCGCTTCAAGTGCGTCTGCAAGAATTGGTTCGCTCTCATCTCCAACCGTAAATTTTGTGACATCCACACCTCCAAAAACCCGTACCCCAATGTCTCAGCCTTCTTCTTTCACACGGCAATACATGATTTCTACTTCATATCAATTCCGAACAATGAAAATCAATCTGGATCCCTCTTGAAACCTCCCAGGATCATCGAACACCCACCACGCATCAAGATTTTGCAATCCTGCAATGGCCTGCTCTTGTGCTGTTCCTTACAAGAAATTACGAACACAAGTAGTACCCCCAGATGTTATTTTGTTCTCAATCCCACAACCAACAAATTTTCAGCTATCACTAATTCACCATATGCCACTAAATCCACAAGCATTTTGGGGGATGCTTTGGCTTTTGACCCTTCCAAATCGCTTCATTACAAGGTCCTCTGCATTCGGTGCATTGCTGGATCTGTTATATCTTTCCAGATAGAGATTTATTCGTCTGAGACTCGGAATTGGACACTTCGTGAGTCCACCTTTCTTAGGCCATTCCATATAGACTTTAGCCACGGGGTGTACTTCAATGGCGCAATCAATTGGATTAGCCATACAAGTAGGGTGTTGCATTATAACATAGACGAAGAAAGTCATGGAATGGTGTCTAGGCCTCCGAGTTACAATGTTTTTCGCAAGAGGGAGTATAGATATTTTGGAGAGTCTCGTGGCCATTTGCACCTCATCGAAATTTATAGGCCTTGTGTTACTCAATTTGACGTGATGGAGATGGGGGGGGACTACTCTGGCTGGTTTGTCATGTACCACGTTGATCTTGATCCAATAGCCGCCGCATTTCCTGAGATGGTCCCGGAACATAATATTGTTGACCCTAGCAAGGAGGAAACTTGGTATTATGCATTTGTTGTTCTCTTTCTTGCTAGAGAAGTAAACAAAGAGGGTTCATCTCTGCTGTTGCATATTCCTTGTAAGGTCATCTCTTATAATCTGAGGGATAAGAGCTTTGAGAAAGCTTATGAGTTAACTTCCAAAGGCACTGAGAGTAAGAGATCATTGCAAGTTGGATGGCGAGATGCTTACCATTATATGGAGACTTTGGCTTGTGTGTGA
- the LOC18792875 gene encoding phospholipase A2-alpha, translating to MVLKQSLKFVLALSFLVLYFDSIHVNALNIGVQATDASIVLSKDCSRQCESEFCTVPPFLRYGKYCGLLYSGCPGEEPCDGLDECCMKHDACVQSKNNDYLSSECSQQFLNCMAEFRNSKGKTFNGNTCHVQDVVEVITLVMEAALVAGRYLHKP from the exons ATGGTTCTTAAGCAGTCCTTGAAGTTTGTTCTTGCCCTCTCTTTTCTTGTCCTCTACTTTGATTCCATCCATGTAAATGCCCTTAACATTGGTGTTCAAGCCACAGATGCCTCTATTGTTCTG AGTAAGGATTGCAGTAGACAGTGTGAGTCAGAGTTCTGTACAG TGCCTCCATTTTTAAGATATGGAAAGTATTGTGGACTCTTGTACAGCGGATGTCCAGGGGAGGAACCCTGTGATGGCCTTGATGAATGTTGCATGAAGCATGATGCCTGCGTTCAATCTAAGAACA ATGATTATCTAAGCTCAGAGTGCAGCCAACAGTTCCTAAATTGCATGGCCGAATTCAGAAACTCAAAAGGGAAAACGTTTAATGGGAACACATGTCACGTTCAAGATGTTGTTGAAGTTATAACTCTTGTCATGGAAGCTGCATTAGTTGCTGGAAGATATCTTCATAAGCCTTGA